A part of Neodiprion pinetum isolate iyNeoPine1 chromosome 4, iyNeoPine1.2, whole genome shotgun sequence genomic DNA contains:
- the LOC124216770 gene encoding tubulin alpha-1 chain-like has product MRECLSVHVGQGGVQIGNACWELYCLEHGIQPDGQMPSDKTVGGGDDSFNTFFSETGAGKHVPRAVFMDLEPTVVDEVRTGTYRQLFHPEQLITGKEDAANNYARGHYTVGKEIVDLVLDRLRKLADQCTGLQGFLIFHAFGGGTGSGFTSLLMERLSVDYGKKSKLEFAIYPSPQICTAIVEPYNSLLTTHTTLEHSDAAFMVDNEAIYDICRRNLDIERPTYTNLNRLIGQIVSSITASLRFDGALNVDLTEFQTNLVPYPRIHFPLATYAPVISAEKAYHEQLTVAELTNSCFEPANQMVKCDPRHGKYMACCMLYRGDVVPKDVNASIATIKTKRTIQFVDWCPTGFKVGINYQPPTVVPGGDLAKVQRAICMLANTTAIAEAWARLNHKFDVMYSKRAFVHWYVGEGMEEGEFSEAREDLAALEKDYEEVGLDSVEGEGEGGEEY; this is encoded by the exons ATG CGTGAATGCCTATCAGTACACGTGGGTCAGGGTGGCGTGCAGATTGGAAATGCGTGCTGGGAACTGTATTGTTTAGAACACGGAATTCAACCTGATGGTCAAATGCCATCCGATAAAACAGTCGGCGGCGGCGACGATAGCTTCAACACATTCTTCAGCGAGACGGGCGCAGGCAAACATGTACCCCGAGCAGTATTCATGGACTTGGAGCCAACGGTAGTCG ATGAAGTTAGGACTGGAACCTACCGCCAACTATTTCATCCCGAGCAACTGATCACAGGAAAAGAAGATGCAGCCAATAACTATGCCCGAGGTCACTACACAGTGGGGAAAGAGATAGTTGACCTTGTTCTGGACCGCCTTCGTAAGCTAGCCGACCAATGCACGGGTCTACAGGGTTTTCTTATATTCCACGCGTTTGGCGGAGGAACCGGATCAGGCTTCACGAGTCTGTTAATGGAGAGACTCTCCGTCGATTATGGAAAGAAGTCTAAATTAGAATTCGCGATTTACCCGTCACCCCAAATTTGCACTGCAATTGTGGAGCCCTACAATTCCCTCCTCACAACGCACACGACTCTGGAACATTCCGACGCAGCTTTCATGGTAGACAATGAAGCGATATACGACATATGCAGGCGTAACTTGGACATAGAGAGACCGACTTACACAAATCTGAACCGTCTTATCGGTCAAATAGTTTCATCGATAACAGCTTCGCTCAGATTTGACGGTGCCCTCAATGTCGACCTCACCGAGTTCCAGACAAACTTAGTACCGTATCCCAGGATTCACTTCCCATTGGCAACTTATGCACCGGTAATATCCGCCGAGAAGGCTTATCACGAGCAATTGACTGTCGCTGAGCTGACAAATTCATGTTTTGAACCTGCCAATCAAATGGTCAAGTGCGATCCTCGGCATGGAAAATATATGGCATGCTGCATGCTGTACAGGGGTGACGTCGTGCCCAAAGATGTAAATGCCTCTATCGCCACGATAAAAACCAAGCGCACAATACAGTTCGTTGATTGGTGCCCGACTGGGTTCAAG GTGGGTATCAACTACCAGCCACCCACAGTCGTCCCTGGAGGAGACTTGGCTAAAGTACAGCGGGCGATTTGCATGCTTGCTAATACCACTGCGATAGCAGAGGCGTGGGCTCGACTGAACCACAAATTTGACGTTATGTACTCGAAACGTGCATTTGTTCACTGGTACGTCGGTGAGGGAATGGAGGAAGGTGAATTCTCAGAGGCTCGAGAAGATTTAGCTGCACTGGAAAAGGACTACGAAGAAGTCGGACTTGATTCTGTTGAAGGCGAAGGCGAAGGTGGTGAGGAATACTAA